One Qipengyuania gaetbuli genomic region harbors:
- a CDS encoding DMT family transporter — translation MGDTSTIADKNDFQPGAWHFAALIAGNVALALGPWLVRLADTGPVASAFWRLFLPIPLIALLAWRQRAPGPIDKRLALLVVAAGCFFALDLASWHIGIERTRLGNAVLFGNSGSVILMIWGLVALRRAPSGREYAGVAAALFGAAILLGRSLEISKANLVGDLFCLAAGLFYAFYLLPAQRARSALGPWSVLLLVSLAASPLLLLMALAHGDPVWPGAAGWTPVFVLALTSQVVGQGLLVYSLRHFPPLIIGMALLLQPAVGASVGWAAFGELLAPLDVLGMALVGAALVLARSTTGGARAPRPR, via the coding sequence ATGGGGGACACAAGCACCATCGCCGACAAGAATGACTTTCAGCCCGGTGCGTGGCACTTTGCCGCGCTGATTGCGGGCAATGTCGCGCTGGCTCTCGGCCCCTGGCTGGTGCGCCTTGCCGATACCGGACCGGTCGCCTCGGCGTTCTGGCGCCTGTTCCTGCCGATCCCATTGATCGCGCTTCTGGCATGGCGGCAAAGGGCACCCGGCCCGATCGACAAGCGGCTGGCGCTGCTGGTCGTCGCAGCGGGCTGTTTCTTCGCGCTCGACCTTGCCAGCTGGCATATCGGGATCGAGCGGACGCGGCTGGGAAATGCGGTCCTGTTCGGCAATTCGGGCAGCGTGATCCTGATGATCTGGGGGTTGGTTGCCCTGCGCCGCGCGCCATCGGGCCGCGAATATGCAGGGGTTGCGGCTGCCTTGTTTGGTGCAGCGATCCTGCTCGGGCGCAGCCTCGAAATCTCGAAAGCGAACCTGGTGGGCGATTTGTTCTGCCTCGCTGCCGGCCTGTTCTACGCCTTCTACCTCCTGCCCGCCCAGCGGGCGCGGAGCGCACTAGGCCCGTGGAGCGTGCTGCTGCTCGTCAGCCTCGCCGCCTCGCCCCTGCTCCTCCTCATGGCGCTTGCGCATGGCGATCCCGTCTGGCCGGGCGCGGCAGGCTGGACGCCTGTCTTCGTACTTGCCCTGACCAGCCAGGTGGTCGGCCAAGGACTGCTCGTCTATTCGCTGCGCCACTTCCCGCCGCTTATCATCGGGATGGCGTTGCTGCTCCAGCCCGCGGTCGGGGCGAGTGTCGGCTGGGCAGCGTTCGGCGAACTGCTGGCTCCGCTCGATGTGCTGGGCATGGCGCTGGTCGGCGCGGCGCTGGTCCTTGCGCGCAGCACGACCGGCGGGGCGAGGGCCCCGCGACCGCGCTGA
- a CDS encoding alkene reductase, with amino-acid sequence MHEKLFDPLKLGAIEAKNRILMAPLTRGRSTQPGSIPNEMMATYYRQRASAGLIISEATGISVEGLGWPAAPGIWSDEQVEGWKLVTNAVHEEGGAIVLQLWHMGRLVHPDFLGGNPPVSASATCAPGHAHTFQGRKDYEPARALGKDEIARVVGDYRHAAANAKRAGFDGVQLHGANGYLVDQFLRDSSNLREDEYGGSPENRTRFLREVLTALIDVWGADRVSVRLSPNGETQGCDDSDPPATFGAAARVVEELGLGFLELREPGPDGTFGATDVPKQSPLIRQIYSGPLVLNSDYTPEQAVADIEAGRCDAVSWGRDFISNPDLPERFRLGAELQPNVNVPQSWYLPGPEGYIDYPMLTKSGETVGG; translated from the coding sequence ATGCATGAAAAGCTGTTCGACCCGCTCAAACTCGGCGCCATCGAAGCGAAAAACAGGATCCTCATGGCTCCGCTCACGCGCGGCAGGTCGACCCAGCCCGGCTCGATCCCGAACGAGATGATGGCGACCTATTACCGCCAGCGGGCAAGCGCAGGCCTGATCATTTCGGAAGCCACCGGCATCAGCGTGGAAGGCCTCGGCTGGCCGGCAGCACCCGGCATCTGGAGCGACGAGCAGGTCGAAGGCTGGAAGCTGGTGACGAATGCCGTTCACGAAGAAGGCGGCGCGATCGTGCTGCAGCTGTGGCACATGGGCCGTCTGGTTCACCCCGACTTTCTCGGCGGCAACCCGCCTGTTTCGGCCAGCGCCACCTGCGCGCCGGGCCATGCCCACACCTTCCAAGGCCGCAAGGATTATGAACCGGCACGCGCGCTCGGCAAGGACGAGATCGCCCGCGTGGTGGGCGACTATCGCCATGCCGCCGCAAACGCCAAGCGCGCCGGGTTCGACGGCGTCCAGCTGCACGGCGCAAATGGCTATCTCGTCGACCAGTTCCTGCGCGACAGCAGCAATCTGCGCGAAGACGAATACGGCGGCAGCCCGGAAAACCGCACCCGCTTCCTGCGCGAAGTTCTCACCGCGCTTATCGACGTCTGGGGCGCAGACCGCGTCAGCGTGCGCCTGTCGCCCAATGGCGAGACGCAGGGCTGCGACGACAGCGATCCGCCGGCAACCTTCGGCGCGGCCGCCAGGGTGGTCGAGGAACTCGGCCTCGGCTTCCTCGAACTGCGCGAGCCGGGCCCCGACGGCACCTTCGGCGCTACCGACGTGCCCAAGCAGAGCCCGCTGATCCGCCAGATCTATTCAGGCCCGCTGGTGCTCAACAGCGATTACACGCCCGAACAGGCGGTTGCCGATATCGAGGCAGGGCGCTGCGATGCGGTCAGCTGGGGCCGGGATTTCATCTCCAACCCCGATTTGCCCGAACGTTTCCGGCTGGGTGCAGAGCTGCAACCCAATGTAAACGTTCCGCAAAGCTGGTACCTTCCGGGGCCGGAAGGGTACATCGATTACCCCATGCTAACCAAAAGCGGGGAAACTGTCGGCGGGTGA
- a CDS encoding HpcH/HpaI aldolase/citrate lyase family protein has translation MRSWIVVPADKDKALGQVAGSGADAVVIDLARAAGEDTKQHTRLASRDWLVSHRSQVVAARSFARWVRIGPVSSPHWRADLEAAMEGAPDGVVLAECIGTDEVQQFAAALYECEGRAGVRSGATKIIPELGANPAAALHLKPFAEEIHARIVGLGWDAAALARSLGARRMRGPGGLWTDALAYVRGQVLLAAHAQGLMAIEAGFRDTRDAEGAKRAALAARGDGFSGMIAVHPSQVEAINAAFAPTSEEIAEAREIVGLFALNPGAEALPSRGRYVRQGDLARARKLLGED, from the coding sequence ATGCGCTCGTGGATCGTGGTCCCGGCAGACAAGGACAAGGCGCTGGGGCAGGTAGCCGGCTCGGGCGCGGACGCGGTCGTCATCGACCTCGCCCGCGCCGCCGGCGAGGACACCAAGCAGCACACCCGGCTGGCCTCGCGTGACTGGCTGGTCTCGCACCGCTCGCAAGTGGTGGCAGCGCGCAGTTTCGCGCGCTGGGTACGCATCGGCCCCGTGTCGAGCCCGCACTGGCGCGCCGATCTCGAGGCCGCGATGGAAGGCGCGCCCGACGGCGTCGTCCTTGCCGAATGCATCGGCACCGATGAAGTCCAGCAGTTCGCCGCAGCGCTCTATGAATGCGAAGGCCGTGCAGGCGTGCGCAGCGGCGCGACCAAGATCATCCCGGAACTTGGCGCCAATCCCGCTGCGGCCCTGCACCTCAAACCGTTTGCCGAGGAAATCCACGCACGCATCGTCGGGCTTGGCTGGGATGCTGCAGCGCTCGCCCGTTCGCTCGGCGCGCGGCGAATGCGCGGACCGGGAGGGCTATGGACCGATGCGCTGGCCTATGTCCGGGGGCAGGTCCTGCTGGCCGCCCATGCGCAAGGGTTGATGGCGATCGAGGCTGGTTTTCGCGACACGCGCGATGCCGAGGGCGCCAAACGCGCAGCGCTCGCCGCGCGCGGGGACGGGTTCAGCGGCATGATCGCCGTCCATCCCTCGCAGGTGGAAGCGATCAATGCCGCTTTCGCGCCAACGTCCGAGGAAATCGCCGAAGCGCGCGAGATCGTCGGATTGTTCGCGCTCAATCCGGGTGCAGAGGCGCTCCCGTCACGCGGCCGCTATGTCCGGCAAGGCGACCTCGCACGCGCAAGGAAGCTGCTCGGCGAGGATTAG
- the lipB gene encoding lipoyl(octanoyl) transferase LipB produces the protein MSEMLTETVEWRAEKGQVPYRDALAAMEACNKAVSEGEARELVWLLEHPPVYTAGTSADGAELLDPRFEVVEAGRGGRYTYHGPGQRVGYLMLDLKARGRDVRCFVHSVEGWVIATLGDLGVECWRSDGRIGIWTRDIDGREAKIGAIGVRVRRWVTMHGFSVNLAPDLTHFTGIVPCGIDEFGVTSMARLGHDIAPDAFDEALKRRAGDFLAALEGKECALP, from the coding sequence ATGTCCGAAATGCTCACCGAAACCGTCGAATGGCGTGCCGAAAAGGGGCAGGTGCCCTATCGCGACGCGCTCGCGGCGATGGAGGCGTGCAACAAGGCCGTGTCCGAGGGCGAGGCGCGGGAACTGGTCTGGCTGCTCGAGCACCCGCCGGTCTATACTGCCGGGACCAGCGCCGACGGGGCAGAACTGCTCGACCCGCGCTTCGAAGTGGTCGAGGCGGGCCGCGGAGGGCGGTACACCTATCACGGCCCGGGCCAGCGCGTCGGCTACCTGATGCTCGACCTCAAGGCGCGGGGACGCGACGTGCGCTGCTTCGTCCACTCGGTCGAAGGCTGGGTGATCGCCACGCTCGGCGACCTCGGGGTCGAATGCTGGCGCAGCGACGGGCGGATCGGAATCTGGACGCGCGATATCGACGGGCGCGAGGCCAAGATCGGCGCGATCGGCGTGCGCGTGCGCCGTTGGGTGACGATGCACGGGTTCTCCGTCAACCTCGCTCCCGACCTCACCCACTTCACCGGCATCGTGCCCTGCGGGATCGACGAATTCGGCGTCACCAGCATGGCGCGGCTCGGCCACGATATTGCGCCTGATGCCTTCGATGAGGCATTGAAGCGGCGGGCAGGCGATTTCCTCGCCGCGCTCGAAGGAAAGGAATGCGCGCTGCCATGA
- a CDS encoding glycerophosphoryl diester phosphodiesterase membrane domain-containing protein, protein MKFDFDKGWNEALALIKGNFSLLATIAGVLIFLPSAFAAIIFPSASIESSLEGSTQPTMEQLQGALMTMFSEYWWLFLGVFLLTSLAQLAMLALLRRRSSPTVGEALASGASLLPTFIGAYLLQILAYLAPIFVLISLPAAIGLKPVALVGALFAIPLVVYISIKLSLSTPIIGIEGERNPVAALKRSWAMTKGNSLRLLGFFVLLVVAAAVLVLILGWIVGLVFALGGEEASSFGAALSAGLIDALGAVFVVSILAAIHAQLSRLSAADTGEEA, encoded by the coding sequence ATGAAATTCGATTTCGACAAGGGCTGGAACGAGGCACTGGCACTCATCAAGGGCAATTTCAGCCTGCTGGCAACGATCGCGGGCGTGCTGATCTTCCTGCCATCGGCCTTCGCCGCGATCATCTTCCCGAGCGCGAGCATCGAATCCTCGCTCGAAGGCTCGACCCAGCCGACCATGGAGCAATTGCAGGGCGCGCTGATGACCATGTTCAGCGAATACTGGTGGCTGTTCCTCGGCGTGTTCCTGCTCACCAGCCTCGCCCAGCTGGCCATGCTGGCGCTGCTGCGCCGTCGCTCCTCGCCTACGGTGGGCGAAGCGCTGGCCTCGGGGGCATCGCTGCTGCCGACCTTCATCGGTGCCTACCTGCTGCAAATCCTCGCCTATCTCGCGCCGATCTTCGTGCTGATCAGCCTGCCCGCTGCGATCGGCCTCAAGCCGGTTGCGCTGGTGGGCGCGCTCTTCGCCATTCCGCTGGTCGTCTACATCAGCATCAAGCTGTCTCTTTCGACGCCCATCATCGGCATCGAGGGGGAGCGTAACCCGGTTGCCGCGCTCAAGCGGTCCTGGGCCATGACCAAGGGTAATTCGCTGCGTCTGCTCGGCTTCTTCGTCCTGCTGGTCGTCGCAGCCGCCGTGCTGGTGCTGATCCTTGGCTGGATCGTCGGCCTTGTCTTCGCGCTTGGCGGGGAGGAAGCGTCCAGCTTCGGCGCGGCGCTTTCGGCAGGGCTCATCGATGCCCTGGGCGCAGTCTTCGTAGTGAGCATCCTGGCCGCGATCCACGCGCAGCTTTCGCGCCTGTCCGCAGCGGATACTGGCGAAGAGGCCTAA
- a CDS encoding class I SAM-dependent methyltransferase — protein sequence MTGYDNAPAIPRRNFKEKAARFFGQWGVFFRGFVEHPKMVGSIIPSSRFTIEKMLAPVKWDECKLFVEYGPGVGTFCQAVLDRLPRDGSLIVIDTNPLYIDYLRKHFRDSRFSAVHGSAADVEEIVKAHGHDHADYVLSGLPFSTLPAGIGPAIAAATYRVIRPGGAFLVYQFSAKARDFMAPHFERIENGFELLNVLPCQLFWGWKEPKG from the coding sequence TTGACCGGTTACGACAATGCCCCGGCGATCCCGCGGCGCAATTTCAAGGAAAAGGCCGCGCGCTTTTTCGGCCAGTGGGGCGTGTTCTTCCGCGGTTTTGTCGAACACCCCAAGATGGTCGGCTCGATCATCCCCTCCTCGCGTTTCACCATCGAGAAAATGCTGGCGCCGGTGAAATGGGACGAATGCAAGCTGTTCGTGGAATACGGGCCTGGCGTCGGCACCTTCTGCCAGGCCGTGCTCGACCGCCTGCCGCGGGACGGATCGCTGATCGTGATCGACACCAACCCGCTCTATATCGACTACCTGCGCAAGCATTTCCGCGACAGCCGGTTTTCCGCTGTCCACGGCTCTGCCGCGGACGTGGAGGAGATCGTGAAGGCGCATGGCCACGACCATGCCGACTACGTCCTGTCCGGCCTGCCGTTTTCGACGCTGCCCGCAGGCATCGGTCCTGCCATCGCGGCGGCAACGTACCGCGTCATCCGCCCGGGCGGCGCATTCCTCGTCTACCAGTTCTCGGCCAAGGCGCGCGATTTCATGGCGCCCCATTTCGAGCGTATCGAAAACGGCTTCGAACTGCTGAACGTGCTTCCCTGCCAGCTCTTCTGGGGTTGGAAGGAGCCGAAGGGTTAG
- a CDS encoding MFS transporter, with amino-acid sequence MAEADPSDAVTSPLPVRQPSISRGRMTLLFAVMLTTAAGNTAMQSVMPSIGTALQINDVWISLAYSWSALLWVFCAPLWAERSDQRGRKAMMALGLVGFIASFALCGLMLWLGLSGYIGAFWALILFAAARSLYGGFGSAAPPAVQAYVASRTPRSERTQALSLIASSFGLGTVIGPALAPLMVLPFIGLTGPFLIFSLMGVATLVALRWKLPNDEPQFPARGKTYDPSYSGSPTADFSGNSDDEDEDEEEVEPHKLRWFEPRLRPWVVVGLLGGHAQAMVLGIAGFLVLDRLGLRATPAEGTGPVGLVLMAGAIATLLAQWGLIPRLNLGPRAATLSGIAIAGFGVAMLGVAGNIHSIALAFAVASLGFGLFRPGSTSGTSLAVTRAEQGQASGVTASVAGASYIYAPALGVWLYGHSDWLGFGLIVAICAIVFVYGWLTLQMDSRLTQDRR; translated from the coding sequence ATGGCCGAAGCCGATCCGTCCGACGCCGTGACGTCACCGCTCCCGGTGCGCCAGCCGTCGATTTCGCGCGGGCGCATGACGCTGCTCTTCGCGGTCATGCTGACCACGGCGGCCGGCAATACAGCCATGCAGTCGGTCATGCCATCCATCGGCACGGCGCTGCAGATCAACGACGTATGGATCAGCCTCGCGTACAGCTGGTCGGCATTGCTCTGGGTGTTCTGCGCACCGCTCTGGGCCGAACGGTCCGACCAGCGCGGCCGCAAGGCGATGATGGCGCTGGGGCTGGTGGGGTTCATCGCTAGCTTTGCACTGTGCGGCCTGATGCTCTGGCTCGGCCTGTCGGGATATATCGGCGCGTTCTGGGCGCTGATCCTGTTCGCTGCGGCGCGCAGCCTTTACGGCGGGTTCGGCAGCGCGGCGCCGCCTGCGGTCCAGGCCTATGTCGCCAGCCGCACCCCGCGTTCTGAACGCACGCAGGCCCTGTCGCTGATCGCGTCGAGCTTTGGGCTGGGCACAGTCATCGGCCCTGCTCTTGCGCCGCTGATGGTGCTGCCCTTCATCGGGCTGACCGGCCCGTTCCTGATTTTCTCGCTGATGGGCGTGGCCACGCTCGTCGCGCTGCGCTGGAAACTGCCCAATGACGAGCCGCAATTCCCTGCACGCGGCAAGACCTACGATCCGTCCTATTCGGGCAGCCCCACGGCCGATTTCTCCGGCAATTCCGATGACGAGGACGAGGACGAAGAGGAGGTCGAGCCGCATAAGCTGCGCTGGTTCGAACCGCGTCTGCGCCCCTGGGTCGTGGTCGGCCTGCTGGGCGGGCACGCACAGGCCATGGTGCTCGGCATTGCGGGCTTCCTCGTGCTCGACCGGCTGGGACTGCGCGCCACGCCCGCGGAAGGCACCGGCCCGGTCGGCCTCGTGCTGATGGCGGGCGCAATCGCCACATTGCTGGCGCAGTGGGGCTTGATCCCGAGGCTGAACCTTGGCCCGCGCGCAGCGACGCTGTCGGGCATTGCGATCGCCGGCTTCGGCGTCGCCATGCTCGGCGTTGCTGGCAACATCCATTCCATCGCATTGGCCTTTGCCGTCGCCTCATTGGGCTTCGGGCTGTTCCGCCCCGGCTCGACCTCCGGCACGTCGCTGGCAGTCACTCGCGCCGAGCAGGGGCAGGCATCCGGCGTCACGGCCTCGGTCGCGGGGGCGAGCTATATCTACGCGCCCGCGCTGGGCGTGTGGCTATACGGCCATTCGGACTGGCTGGGCTTCGGCCTGATCGTGGCCATCTGCGCCATCGTCTTCGTCTACGGCTGGCTGACCCTGCAAATGGACAGCAGGCTGACGCAGGACCGCCGCTAG
- the arsC gene encoding arsenate reductase (glutaredoxin) (This arsenate reductase requires both glutathione and glutaredoxin to convert arsenate to arsenite, after which the efflux transporter formed by ArsA and ArsB can extrude the arsenite from the cell, providing resistance.), with protein sequence MKATIWHNPKCGTSRKTLAILENLSKVDVEVVEYLKDPPTREKLAQLYRDAGITPNQGLRLRGTDAEERGLPDADADTVLAAMVADPILIERPLVETDKGVRLCRPQDTVLEIL encoded by the coding sequence ATGAAGGCGACCATCTGGCACAATCCGAAATGCGGCACTTCGCGCAAGACGCTGGCCATTCTCGAAAACCTGTCGAAGGTCGATGTCGAAGTCGTGGAGTATCTCAAGGACCCGCCGACCAGGGAGAAGCTGGCGCAGCTCTACCGCGACGCAGGGATCACTCCGAACCAGGGCCTGCGCCTGCGCGGTACCGATGCCGAGGAGCGCGGCCTGCCGGACGCCGATGCCGACACCGTGCTCGCAGCCATGGTCGCAGACCCCATCCTGATCGAACGTCCGCTGGTGGAAACCGACAAGGGCGTGCGCCTCTGCCGCCCGCAGGACACGGTCCTCGAAATCCTCTAG
- a CDS encoding TonB-dependent receptor, protein MKASTLALLAAGTALATPAFAAEEVQPDRDYLPADIVVSGDRDEGYANEDGSSATKTPTPLIDVPQAVSFITEDQLEDQAIRQLNDALRYVPGISMESGEGHRDEVFIRGQESTADFYIDGLRDDAQYYRSLYNIERVEVLKGANALIFGRGAGGGAINRVAKRAKLGENFISGEASVDTFSAFDVTADVNQALSAGVALRLNAAYEEFDNDRDFYEGRFIGFSPTLTAALGPDTTLVASYTYDDDSRVTDRGLPSLGTGPLQGYDSTFFGDSDFNRAEAQVHIGRVRLEHDFNGGLTTNATVQFADYDKVYANIVPSSTDGTTVFLSGYEDAQQRTNWIGQANLVWEAEMGSDIASTLLFGVEASKQDSANQRSTVGFTRAPGVDGLAPNQTPLADVLFIPPFQLNPVSRSRQSDLETLSVYVQEQLEIGDHIELVGGLRWDRFDLKTEDLLGGPAADRIDEKFSPRIGLIVKPTPDLSLYASYSESFLPQAGDQFFILSQGDAQFDPEKFTNYEIGAKWAPLDKVLVNAAIFRLERTNIQAPSPTDPTLTVLAGKSRAEGFEISAVGEIADFWKANLGYTYLDGELLNESAFGDAGQRLQQLPKHSISAWNRFDVNEQLGFGLGVIQQSEQYASFSNTVVLPSYWRVDAAAYYTVSDRLSFQLNVENLFDEDYYPSAHGNNNIQPGDPLSARIGVRFEI, encoded by the coding sequence ATGAAAGCCTCCACACTGGCCCTGCTCGCAGCCGGAACCGCCCTCGCCACCCCCGCATTCGCGGCCGAGGAAGTGCAGCCCGACCGCGACTACCTGCCCGCCGACATCGTGGTCAGCGGCGACCGGGACGAAGGCTATGCCAACGAGGACGGGTCGAGCGCGACCAAGACGCCGACCCCGCTGATCGACGTGCCGCAGGCGGTCAGCTTCATCACCGAAGACCAGCTGGAAGACCAGGCGATCCGCCAGCTCAACGACGCGCTCCGCTATGTCCCGGGCATCAGCATGGAAAGCGGCGAAGGCCACCGCGACGAGGTCTTCATCCGCGGCCAGGAATCGACCGCCGACTTCTACATCGACGGCCTGCGCGACGATGCGCAGTATTACCGCTCGCTCTACAACATCGAGCGTGTAGAAGTGCTCAAGGGAGCCAATGCGCTGATCTTCGGCCGCGGTGCAGGCGGCGGTGCGATCAACCGCGTGGCGAAGCGTGCCAAGCTGGGCGAGAATTTCATTTCCGGCGAAGCATCGGTCGACACTTTCAGCGCCTTCGACGTCACTGCCGACGTCAACCAGGCCCTGTCCGCTGGCGTGGCCCTGCGCCTCAATGCCGCTTACGAGGAATTCGACAACGATCGCGACTTCTACGAAGGCCGCTTCATCGGTTTCTCGCCCACGCTGACCGCAGCACTCGGCCCCGACACCACGCTTGTCGCCAGCTACACCTATGATGACGACAGCCGCGTCACCGACCGCGGCCTCCCGTCGCTCGGCACCGGCCCGCTGCAGGGTTACGACAGCACCTTCTTCGGCGATAGCGACTTCAATCGCGCCGAAGCGCAGGTCCACATTGGCCGCGTCCGGCTGGAGCATGATTTCAACGGCGGCCTCACTACCAACGCCACGGTCCAGTTCGCCGATTACGACAAGGTCTACGCCAATATCGTGCCTTCGAGCACCGATGGCACCACCGTCTTCCTGAGCGGCTACGAGGACGCGCAACAGCGCACCAACTGGATCGGCCAGGCCAATCTGGTCTGGGAAGCCGAAATGGGTTCGGACATCGCCTCGACCCTCCTGTTCGGCGTCGAGGCGAGCAAGCAGGATTCGGCCAACCAGCGCAGCACGGTCGGTTTCACCCGTGCACCGGGCGTGGACGGCCTGGCGCCGAACCAGACCCCGCTCGCCGACGTGCTCTTCATCCCGCCCTTCCAGCTGAACCCGGTCTCGCGTTCGCGACAGAGCGATCTCGAAACCCTGTCGGTCTATGTGCAGGAACAGCTCGAGATCGGCGACCATATCGAACTCGTCGGCGGCCTGCGCTGGGACCGCTTCGACCTCAAGACCGAGGACCTCTTGGGCGGACCCGCTGCCGACCGCATCGACGAGAAGTTCAGCCCGCGCATCGGCCTGATCGTCAAGCCGACCCCCGACCTGTCGCTCTACGCCTCCTATTCGGAAAGCTTCCTGCCGCAGGCGGGTGACCAGTTCTTTATCCTCTCGCAGGGCGATGCGCAGTTCGATCCGGAAAAGTTCACCAATTACGAAATCGGCGCGAAGTGGGCCCCGCTCGACAAGGTGCTGGTCAACGCCGCGATCTTCCGCCTCGAGCGCACCAATATCCAGGCCCCCTCGCCGACCGATCCGACGTTGACCGTCTTGGCTGGCAAAAGCCGTGCGGAAGGTTTCGAGATCAGCGCGGTCGGTGAAATTGCCGATTTCTGGAAGGCCAATCTCGGTTACACCTATCTCGACGGCGAACTGCTCAACGAAAGCGCGTTCGGCGATGCCGGCCAGCGCCTGCAGCAGCTGCCCAAGCACTCGATCAGCGCGTGGAACCGTTTCGATGTGAATGAACAGCTGGGCTTCGGCCTTGGCGTCATCCAGCAGTCGGAACAGTATGCCAGCTTCTCGAACACGGTCGTCCTGCCGAGCTACTGGCGTGTCGATGCGGCCGCCTATTACACGGTCAGCGACCGCCTGAGCTTCCAGCTCAATGTCGAGAACCTGTTCGACGAGGATTACTACCCGTCGGCCCATGGCAACAACAACATCCAGCCGGGCGATCCACTGAGCGCACGTATCGGCGTCCGCTTCGAGATCTGA
- a CDS encoding (2Fe-2S)-binding protein, with the protein MSRMTVNDRPVEFLMDDDTPLLWALRDAANLTGSKYGCGTGDCGACMVHIDGEALRSCLVTIGEAEGRFVTTIEGLSGDRSHPVQQALVAEQAIQCGFCTPGIVMAAAALINRNPAASEEDIKAAVPNLCRCGVYPRLVRAIQRAGRVARRQERISAAPAPGISSEDAAREVPALSGQAPAKPRN; encoded by the coding sequence ATGTCCCGCATGACCGTAAACGACCGCCCGGTCGAATTCCTGATGGACGACGATACGCCTTTGCTGTGGGCGCTGCGCGATGCCGCCAATCTGACGGGGTCGAAATATGGCTGCGGGACCGGCGATTGCGGGGCCTGCATGGTCCATATCGACGGAGAAGCGCTGCGCTCCTGCCTTGTCACCATCGGCGAGGCGGAGGGGCGGTTCGTCACGACGATCGAGGGGCTGAGCGGGGATCGTTCGCACCCCGTCCAGCAGGCGCTGGTGGCGGAGCAGGCGATCCAGTGCGGCTTCTGTACGCCGGGGATCGTCATGGCGGCCGCAGCACTGATCAACCGCAATCCGGCTGCCTCGGAAGAGGATATCAAGGCGGCAGTTCCAAACCTGTGCCGCTGCGGCGTCTACCCGCGCCTCGTGCGCGCCATCCAGCGGGCAGGCCGCGTCGCAAGGCGGCAGGAGCGCATCAGCGCCGCGCCGGCCCCCGGTATCAGCAGCGAGGATGCGGCCCGCGAGGTCCCGGCGCTTTCCGGACAGGCGCCCGCAAAGCCGCGCAATTGA
- a CDS encoding class II aldolase/adducin family protein: MATQMKPKFECTEAEWKVRQDLAACYRIFDHLGWGESIYNHISVAVPGEKDTFLINPFGLLYDEVTASNLVKIDVEGNNVGHSQYMVNKAGFTQHAHFHKHLGEKATAICHVHTTATMAVCSHKNGLVPTNFYACNFQGQIGYHDFEGVTVRAEEGDRLVENLGDHSILMLRNHGPVVMDKTIPGMFVKMWALQRACEIQVATLSQGEANVISQEVVDVHQRDLAVMASQGGAGVFDFEAWKRRVSKIDDSWMS; the protein is encoded by the coding sequence ATGGCAACCCAGATGAAGCCCAAGTTCGAATGCACCGAAGCCGAATGGAAGGTTCGGCAGGATCTCGCGGCGTGCTATCGCATCTTCGACCACCTCGGCTGGGGCGAGAGCATCTACAACCACATTTCGGTTGCCGTGCCGGGCGAAAAGGACACTTTCCTCATCAACCCGTTCGGGCTGCTGTATGACGAAGTCACCGCCTCGAACCTGGTGAAGATCGATGTCGAGGGCAACAATGTCGGCCACTCGCAGTACATGGTGAACAAGGCGGGCTTCACCCAGCATGCCCACTTCCACAAGCACCTGGGCGAAAAGGCGACGGCCATCTGCCATGTGCACACCACGGCGACGATGGCGGTGTGCAGCCACAAGAACGGGCTGGTCCCGACCAATTTCTACGCCTGCAATTTCCAGGGCCAGATCGGCTATCACGATTTCGAAGGCGTGACCGTGCGTGCAGAAGAGGGCGACCGCCTGGTCGAGAACCTCGGCGATCACTCGATTCTGATGCTCCGCAACCATGGGCCGGTGGTGATGGACAAGACCATCCCCGGCATGTTCGTGAAGATGTGGGCGCTGCAGCGCGCCTGCGAAATCCAGGTTGCCACCCTGTCGCAGGGCGAGGCCAATGTGATCTCGCAGGAAGTGGTCGACGTCCACCAGCGCGACCTCGCCGTCATGGCGAGCCAGGGCGGCGCGGGCGTGTTCGACTTCGAGGCATGGAAGCGGCGCGTCTCCAAGATCGACGACAGCTGGATGAGCTGA